The DNA sequence GGTACTTTTAAACTCTACCTCAGAGTTTGATAAATTTGATACTATAGTTAATCTGGTTCTTATTAATTCCTCAGAAAATGGTACAGACATACCTAGTTTTATTGCCCTTCACAgatactactttttttttatttatttacaaattggTTTGTGACAACCCTATCTCAAGCAAATACGTTGGCagcatttttccaacagcatttgttcactttgtgtatctgtgtcacatttttgtaattcttgtaatatttcaaaattttttattatatttgttttgggTAATCAGTGATCACAActctctgaaagctcagatgatagcTAGCATTTTaatcaataaagtattttttaattaaagcatgtACTTTTTTTAGAcaatgctgttgcacacttacAGATgacagtatagtataaacatgTCTTATAGGCATTGGAAGCCATATTCCTTTGACTTGCTTGATTGTGATACTTGCTTTCCTACAGTGGTGTGGAACTGAACCTGCAGTAGCTCTGAAATAACCTGTATTAACTAGCAGTCTTAGAATATGAAAGCTTTCTCGTGGGACACATCATTTAGTtaattcagttttataaaatCCCCAAGTCTCATAGTCTAACACTAAAGAAGGGTTAAGCTTTAAGGAAAaccaaaatttcatttttgttcaaaGAAGTATCTGAAACACAGTAGGTTTCTAGAGAGAAAGATAATCTCTTGCCAAGCTTGTGTTTCACCTGTCTTCGTGGAAGGACCAACTGGACAAGTGCTAATTCTGGAAGTCGCCCTCTGATGCCGGTATATTCTGCAGTCCCTTCTCGGGCTTTGTAACACCAGGTGCTCCTCATAGTCTGCAGGAAATCTTTATTTAACTTCTCAATTTTAATCAAAGCAGCTGTCACTTCATTACTTCTTTTGAAGCTGTTCTTGCTTGAGAAAGAACAGGATGACTTGTAGAAGACAGACTTTTCAAGTCAGTAGTGTTTAGATCAGCAATGAAGTCTGAGTACTACACTGTACTTCGATCAGAGGGAAAAAGTGAGGTTTTTGGAGATAGgattttttttatgaaaatttttccATGATGAGGAAGCATGTAAAAGGTGCGTCTTCATGTCCTATTGCCTAATTGCAATACAGCAGTCTGGGTCCTGAATTTTACTATACATCTGAAACTCTAAGGCCTCTAACAGCTTGCTGACTCACAGGGTGAAAGTGGTTTCACAGGGGTTATTCTTGTCATTTCTAACTGTAAAATGTTTATCATGAAGCTGTTTGTCTAAAACTAGTCAGCAAATGTGactctggtttaaaaaaaaaattcttagaatttgagttttttatttatactttgagattcaaataaaaatacttgGTTTTTCTCATTTGAGAGTATATTTCACAAATTTGTATTCAATATGGGTGGCAGAGTTGCCATTGTGTTGTAAAGTTTCAGTTCTAAAAGTAGTATGTCTCTATTGAAGACAGAATGCCTGGAAAAAATCGTAGAATCTGTGATCATTGCCTATCTGGAGTGGCATTCTgattgtggtttttgtcttttctttaggACTATCGGACAAAACCTTTTTGCTGCAGCGCTTGtccattttcttcaaaattctttTCTGCCTACAAAAGTCATTTCCGGAATGTCCATAGTGAAGACTTTGAAAATAGGATTCTCCTTAATTGCCCCTACTGTACTTTCAATGCAGACAAAAAGACTTTGGaaacacacattaaaatatttcatgctcCAAACGCCAGCGCACCAAGTAGCAGCCTCAGCACTTTcaaagataaaagcaaaaatgatggcCTTAAACCTAAGCAGGCTGACAGTGTAGAGCAAGCTGTTTATTACTGTAAGAAGTGCACTTACCGAGATCCTCTTTATGAAATAGTTAGGAAGCACATTTACAGGGAACATTTTCAGCATGTGGCAGCACCTTACATAGCAAAGGCAGGTGAGAAATCACTCAATGGTGCAGTCCCTTTAGGCTCAAACACCCGAGAGGAGAGTAGTATTCACTGCAAGCGATGCCTTTTCATGCCAAAGTCCTACGAAGCTTTGGTACAACATGTCATCGAAGACCATGAACGCATAGGCTATCAGGTCACTGCCATGATTGGGCACACAAATGTGGTGGTTCCCCGATCCAAACCCTTGATGCTAATTGCTCCCAAACCTCAAGAGAAGAAGGGCATGGGACTCCAGTCAAGAATTGGTTCCCTTGCTTCTGGAAACGTCCGGTCTTTGCCATCACAGCAGATGGTGAATCGACTCTCAATACCAAAGCCTAACTTAAATTCTACAGGAGTCAACATGATGTCCAGTGTTCACCTACAGCAGAATAACTATGGAGTCAAATCTGTAGGCCAGGGCTACGGCGTCGGTCAGTCAGTGAGACTGGGTCTGGGAGGCAATGCACCGGTCTCCATCCCTCAGCAGTCTCAGTCTGTGAAGCAGTTACTTCCAAGTGGAAATGGGAGATCTTACGGGCTTGGCTCAGAGCAGAGGTCCCAGGCACCGGCGAGATACTCCCTGCAGTCTGCTAATGCCGCTTCTCTCTCATCAAGCCAGTTAaagtctccttccctctcccaaaCACAGGCATCCAGAGTATTAGGCCAGTCAAGTTCCAAACCTACTGCAGCTGCCATAGGCCCTCTCTCAGCCAATACTTCCTCAACCCAAAAGTGGAAAATATGTACAATCTGTAATGAGCTTTTTCCTGAAAATGTTTATAGTGTGCACTTCGAAAAAGAACATAAAGCTGAGAAAGTCCCAGCAGTAGCTAACTACATtatgaaaatacataattttactaGCAAATGCCTCTACTGTAATCGCTATTTGCCCACAGATACCCTGCTCAACCATATGTTAATTCACGGTCTCTCTTGTCCTTATTGCCGTTCAACTTTCAATGATGTGGAAAAAATGGCAGCACACATGAGGATGGTTCACATTGATGAAGAGATGGGACCTAAAACAGATTCTACTTTGAGTTTTGATTTGACATTGCAGCAGGGTAGTCACACTAACATCCATCTTCTTGTAACCACGTACAACCTGCGGGATGCCCCAGCTGAATCTGTTGCTTACCATGCCCAAAATAACCCTCCAGTCCCTCCAAAGCCACAGCCAAAAGTTCAGGAAAAGGCAGATATCCCTGTTAAAAGTTCACCTCAGGCTGCAGTGCCCTATAAAAAAGATGTTGGGAAAACTCTTTGCCCTCTTTGTTTTTCAATCCTAAAGGGACCCATATCTGATGCACTTGCACATCACTTACGAGAGAGACACCAAGTTATTCAGACGGTTCACCCAGTGGAAAAAAAGCTCACCTACAAATGTATCCATTGCCTTGGTGTGTATACCAGCAATATGACTGCCTCGACTATCACTCTGCATCTGGTTCACTGCAGGGGTGTTGGGAAGACCCAGAATGGCCAGGATAAGACAAATGCACCCTCTCGGCTTAATCAGTCACCAGGTCTGGCACCTGTGAAGCGCACTTATGAGCAAATGGAATTTCCCTTGCTGAAAAAGCGGAAGTTAGATGATGAAAACGATTCACCCAGCTTCTTTGAAGAAAAGCCTGAGGAGCCTGTTGTGTTAGCTTTAGATCCCAAGGGTCATGAAGATGATTCCTATGAAGCCAGGAAAAGCTTCCTAACAAAGTATTTCAACAAACAGCCCTATCCCACCAGGAGAGAAATTGAGAAGCTGGCAGCCAGTTTATGGTTGTGGAAGAGTGACATTGCTTCCCATTTTAGTAACAAGAGGAAGAAATGTGTCCGAGACTGTGAAAAATATAAGCCTGGTGTGTTACTGGGCTTCAAcatgaaagaattaaataaagtTAAGCATGAGATGGATTTTGATGCTGAGTGGCTATTTGAGAATCATGATGAGAAGGATTCTAGAGTCAATGCTAGTAAGACTGCTGACAAAAAGCTCAACCTTGGGAAGGAAGATGACAGTTCCTCAGACAGTTTTGAAAATTTGGAAGAAGAATCCAATGGAAGTGGCAGCCCTTTTGATCCTGTTTTTGAAGTTGAGCCTAAAATCCCTAATGATAACCCAGAGGAACACATACCGAAGGTGATTTCTGAGGATGCGTTAGAATCTGAGGAGAAGCTAGACCAAAAAGAGGAGGATGGCTCAAAATACGAAACTATTCATTTGACTGAGGAACCAAGAAAACTAATGCACGATGCTTCCGATAGTGAGGCCGACCAAGATGATGTGGTGGAGTGGAAAGATGGTGCTTCTCCATCTGAGAGTGGCCCTGGTTCCCAACAAGTGTCGGACTTTGAGGACAACACATGTGAAATGAAACCAGGCACCTGGTCTGATGAGTCTTCCCAGAGTGAAGATGCAAGGAGCAGTAAGCCAGCTGCCAAAAAAAAGGCTCCCGTGCAAGGTGACAGAGAGcagttgaaatggaaaaatagttCCTATGGAAAAGTTGAAGGGTTTTGGTCCAAGGACCAGTCACAGTGGAAGAATGCATCTGAAAATGATGAGCGCTTATCCAACCCACAGATTGAGTGGCAGAATAGCACAATGGACAGTGAGGATGGGGAGCAATTTGACAACATGACTGATGGAGTAGCTGAGCCGATGCATGGCAGCTTAACTGGAGTTAAGCTGAGCAGTCAGCAGGCATAAGCACCAGGTTCTCTGTGGCAACAGTGACATGCTGCAGCCTGAAACTCTGTTCTCCTTTCAGTATGACTGCCAAGCTGTATTCTAACTGGTACTGCCTTTTGAGTGCTGGGTCTTCAGGCTGTGGGGATATGTGGCCACTGTACCCCCAGTGGTTACATAAGTCTGCACCACATGATTGGCTGATCTCTCTTCAGAACTTGATGTGACAGACACAGTAACTAAATGTGAAAAATCAGTAAGCTGGTGGCTCATGAACGCACACAAGGAAAAGCAGAGGTTTATTTTATCTGCCTTCTCAACATTTCTTTCCCTCTGTAAAATGTTTGGTTGGACGTCCCTGAGAAACATTATCCTGATTCAGTTGGTAATGTAGGGCCAACATACAAGCTACCACCAGTCCAATGTGTATAGTAGACTTTGGGAAAAAACcagttttttttcatgtattcattctgAATAGTTGAAATGTATATTTGTACAGTCTTTTAGACCTATTCAAGTGATGCTTACGATATTGTCATTGTGTACccatcatagatttttttttttttagtgttgccCTTGCTGTGTAATAAATGCTATATCTAGTTTACCTAGCAAAAGCTTGAAACTGCGCTAGTATGGACTTTTGGACAGACTTAGTTTTTGCACATAACCTTGTACAATCTTGCAACAGAGGCCAGCCACATAAGAtatatatctggactctcttgtATTATAGAATTTTTCTTGTTCTGAATATCCTTGACATTACagctgacaaaaacaaaaactggtaTTTCAGATCTGTTTCTGAAATCTTTTAAGCTAAAATCACATGCAAGAATTGACTTTGCAGCTAATTTTGACACCTTTTAGATCTGTATGAAAGTGTTGTGTTGAAGCAGCAAACCAATGAGTGCTGCATTTTCAATATTTAGTTTTATCTTTAGTTAAACACCACCTTGGTGTATTCATTTATACCATCTAATATATGACACACTGTTGTAGTATGTATAATTTGTGATCTTTATTTCCCTTTGTATTCATTTTAAGCATCTAAATAAATTGCTGTATTGTGCTTAatgtaaatatttgctttattacaCATTTTAGTCCTGTGTGTCCATTATGTCTTGTGCCAGTTGACAACATGGCTCTTTCATCAGAGATGGAAGAAGCCACAGCCACTGGGGACACTTGTCGAAGACCAAGATCTGCCATTGGCATAGAGAATACTTCCTTTCAAGGCACCTGTTAAAATTTCTTTTGGCTttgtcttgtctttttcttttttaactgctAAAATAAACATCCTTGAGTTTTCAGTTCCCCTCTGTTAAGGAGTGAAGCCTGCTTACATATGTAAATGTCTCTGATAAAAGGATGTAAACATAAATTGGCATTCATTTGCCAGCAGAATCTTAATGCCCtggtgtgttttcttctaaatgaaATGTTAGTTTTCACCTTATAAAGGGAACAATTGTACTAAAAAAGGCAACCACTCTGCTTCTGTTATAACTCTCTTGACCGTCTTGCTTTAAGAAAAAGGCTTTAGAGATCCCCATTTGGAAGGCTATCAAAATGCAAGGAGCTGATACATTTACTATGGGTAGATTCCCAAGAGCAACTAACACTAAATGTAAAGTCAGAAAGTGGTAGAAATAAGCCAATGTTTTCCACAATTTAAAACAATAGCATGCTCCAAATCCGTTCAGAAGGCAGAGGCTGGTCAGTCACTTTTTGAGGACATTGGCCTAAAGAGTTCCATAGTGCCTGGTTTCCATTATTTCTAAGATTCTCAAAGATTCAACAACCTCATAGCTTTTAGGAGAGTAGAGATTTCAACCAACTTCCCTAAAATGTCAAGTTTTAACGCTCCTCAAAAACAGTACAGGAGAAGGTGTTAAGAATAAACTAGAACCTTTAGGGTGTCTGGGGTTGGCATGGAGCTATTTGAAGTCTGTTATACAGGTAGATTATAAATTCTGTGGGCACCAGCTAATATTTAGGACAGGCTGTCCCCAAATGAAGATGCCACAGATAATTGAATCAAACCGGTATTGAGAATGTCTGTTTCTCTTAATAGAGGATAGTAATTTCAGCTGAATTTAAGCCATCTCACATTTTGAAATTACTCTGCCTAATAGGTGGTGGGAAGAACTTAGCCTGCCTTTATGAGTCCTGTGTGGAGCACTAATGAGACTTGTGCAGAATAGCAGAGGGGGCAGGGGACAGCCCTGGTtggacatttgagcagagatatGAGTGTGCTTCCACGCCAAGGTGGTGGGGGTGAGCCTCGTTGGCATTTGTTAAAAGCATAGCCATCTAAGAATTGGAAATGAAGATTCCCAACTAAAAATGTTGCAGAAGCCCTAAAAGTCTCAATAAAAgccattttaaaagaaaggtGTTGCTACTGTTTGCTTTTGGAATAATCTGGAAATCTGGTGCAATCTGCCACCTAACGTCTGTTAACTGTAGACTGAATAATGATGTATATTTTGCCCTTCAAACGTAGCCATGAGTTTCAGAATCAGACTGACAAGTGCCATGGTTTCTCTCCCGTTTCAGTACATCAAAGTATATTCTTGTCCCATCTTTGGTTCCCTGTCACTGAACAGTACAGGGTATCTATCAAACGG is a window from the Manis javanica isolate MJ-LG chromosome 5, MJ_LKY, whole genome shotgun sequence genome containing:
- the ADNP gene encoding activity-dependent neuroprotector homeobox protein — protein: MFQLPVNNLGSLRKARKTVKKILSDIGLEYCKEHIEDFKQFEPNDFYLKNTTWEDVGLWDPSLTKNQDYRTKPFCCSACPFSSKFFSAYKSHFRNVHSEDFENRILLNCPYCTFNADKKTLETHIKIFHAPNASAPSSSLSTFKDKSKNDGLKPKQADSVEQAVYYCKKCTYRDPLYEIVRKHIYREHFQHVAAPYIAKAGEKSLNGAVPLGSNTREESSIHCKRCLFMPKSYEALVQHVIEDHERIGYQVTAMIGHTNVVVPRSKPLMLIAPKPQEKKGMGLQSRIGSLASGNVRSLPSQQMVNRLSIPKPNLNSTGVNMMSSVHLQQNNYGVKSVGQGYGVGQSVRLGLGGNAPVSIPQQSQSVKQLLPSGNGRSYGLGSEQRSQAPARYSLQSANAASLSSSQLKSPSLSQTQASRVLGQSSSKPTAAAIGPLSANTSSTQKWKICTICNELFPENVYSVHFEKEHKAEKVPAVANYIMKIHNFTSKCLYCNRYLPTDTLLNHMLIHGLSCPYCRSTFNDVEKMAAHMRMVHIDEEMGPKTDSTLSFDLTLQQGSHTNIHLLVTTYNLRDAPAESVAYHAQNNPPVPPKPQPKVQEKADIPVKSSPQAAVPYKKDVGKTLCPLCFSILKGPISDALAHHLRERHQVIQTVHPVEKKLTYKCIHCLGVYTSNMTASTITLHLVHCRGVGKTQNGQDKTNAPSRLNQSPGLAPVKRTYEQMEFPLLKKRKLDDENDSPSFFEEKPEEPVVLALDPKGHEDDSYEARKSFLTKYFNKQPYPTRREIEKLAASLWLWKSDIASHFSNKRKKCVRDCEKYKPGVLLGFNMKELNKVKHEMDFDAEWLFENHDEKDSRVNASKTADKKLNLGKEDDSSSDSFENLEEESNGSGSPFDPVFEVEPKIPNDNPEEHIPKVISEDALESEEKLDQKEEDGSKYETIHLTEEPRKLMHDASDSEADQDDVVEWKDGASPSESGPGSQQVSDFEDNTCEMKPGTWSDESSQSEDARSSKPAAKKKAPVQGDREQLKWKNSSYGKVEGFWSKDQSQWKNASENDERLSNPQIEWQNSTMDSEDGEQFDNMTDGVAEPMHGSLTGVKLSSQQA